The following are encoded in a window of Arthrobacter sp. OAP107 genomic DNA:
- a CDS encoding urease accessory protein UreF yields the protein MLNTRTSYQLALRQLTDSALPTGAFAHSLGFETYIERGVVHDEGSFGVWLAAFLGQQLTYSDALAIRFLYEGVAAGELDGLLTAQLLPRQLREASIKMGGRLIEIGADVFPSEELDAYRALVSGGRAAGHQPLAFAVVARSLGVPQEEAIAAYLFAAVTSLTQNAVRAIPLGQAAGQRLLRNAHDAVAAAVEWAAGLTPDDFGAVSPGLEISQMRHERQRARMFMS from the coding sequence ATGCTGAACACACGCACTAGCTATCAGCTCGCCCTGCGGCAGCTTACTGACTCTGCGCTTCCTACGGGGGCGTTTGCTCACTCGCTGGGGTTTGAGACCTACATTGAGCGCGGGGTCGTTCATGATGAGGGGTCCTTTGGGGTGTGGCTGGCTGCGTTTTTGGGGCAGCAGCTGACTTATTCGGATGCTCTGGCGATTCGTTTTCTGTATGAGGGGGTGGCTGCGGGGGAGCTGGATGGGCTGCTTACCGCGCAGCTTTTGCCTCGGCAGCTGCGGGAGGCGAGCATCAAGATGGGCGGGCGGTTGATTGAGATTGGTGCGGACGTGTTTCCGTCGGAGGAGCTGGACGCGTACCGGGCGCTGGTGAGCGGGGGCCGGGCTGCCGGCCATCAGCCGCTGGCGTTCGCCGTCGTCGCCCGTTCCCTGGGGGTTCCGCAGGAGGAGGCGATCGCCGCGTACCTTTTCGCCGCCGTCACCTCCCTGACGCAAAACGCCGTACGGGCCATCCCGCTCGGGCAGGCCGCGGGCCAGCGGTTGCTGCGGAACGCGCACGACGCCGTTGCTGCCGCCGTCGAGTGGGCAGCCGGCCTGACGCCGGACGACTTCGGGGCGGTCAGCCCCGGGCTGGAGATTTCGCAGATGAGGCATGAGCGCCAGCGTGCCCGGATGTTCATGAGCTAG
- a CDS encoding inorganic phosphate transporter: MTLFIFALVVLLTAAFSFVNGFRDVSTSVALAVRTRALTPTVAVLLAALFNLIGALLSAGLAVAVSQNWVALPPGDSGLTIIAAGLASACVWGIFLWLKGIPSSSTHALVGGLAGAGTASVVVGGNSVGGVDQSLLSQVVLPLVLSPVIAFIAAYLLVFPVTWAARYTQPSVVNKRFRSAQAIAAGAVAFGHGLQDGQRVSAVLILALLAAGYSDGGSLPLWVALLSAATITAGTMFGGWRISHTIGYRLTRIDPLRGVVAQGFSALLLFVGAIGLHWPVSTTHTVTSAALGAGENQQFATVHRKLMTRILSLWVLTPAATAAGAFVLELALSPLIAA, translated from the coding sequence GTGACGCTGTTCATCTTCGCCCTGGTGGTACTCCTCACCGCGGCATTTTCCTTCGTCAACGGTTTCCGTGACGTATCCACCTCCGTGGCCCTGGCCGTGCGCACGCGCGCCCTGACCCCCACCGTGGCTGTCCTGCTGGCCGCCCTTTTCAACCTGATCGGCGCACTGCTGAGCGCCGGACTGGCCGTGGCAGTCAGCCAGAACTGGGTTGCCCTCCCGCCGGGCGACAGCGGCCTGACCATCATCGCCGCCGGCCTTGCCAGCGCGTGCGTCTGGGGCATCTTCCTGTGGTTGAAGGGCATTCCCTCGTCCTCCACGCATGCCCTGGTGGGTGGACTGGCGGGAGCCGGAACGGCCAGCGTGGTGGTGGGCGGCAATTCCGTGGGCGGCGTGGACCAGTCGCTCCTCTCCCAGGTGGTCCTCCCCCTGGTTCTCTCCCCTGTCATTGCCTTCATCGCCGCGTACCTGTTGGTGTTTCCCGTCACCTGGGCTGCGCGATACACCCAGCCGAGCGTGGTCAACAAGCGGTTCCGGTCCGCCCAGGCCATCGCCGCAGGCGCCGTCGCCTTTGGCCACGGCCTCCAGGACGGCCAGCGGGTCAGCGCTGTGCTCATCCTGGCGCTGCTGGCGGCAGGCTATTCCGACGGCGGTTCGCTTCCCCTGTGGGTGGCGCTGCTGTCCGCGGCCACGATCACGGCGGGCACGATGTTTGGCGGCTGGCGCATCTCGCACACCATTGGCTACCGGCTGACCCGGATCGATCCGCTGCGCGGTGTGGTGGCCCAGGGCTTCAGTGCGCTCCTGCTTTTTGTTGGCGCCATTGGCCTGCATTGGCCCGTTTCCACCACCCACACAGTCACGTCCGCAGCGCTGGGCGCGGGCGAAAACCAGCAGTTTGCCACCGTCCACCGCAAGCTGATGACCCGGATCCTGTCGCTCTGGGTCCTGACGCCGGCAGCAACGGCTGCGGGGGCCTTCGTCCTCGAACTGGCACTCTCCCCGCTGATCGCCGCCTGA
- a CDS encoding urease subunit beta produces the protein MIPGEYVLRPEPLVINAGREAIDVVVLNTGDRPVQVGSHYHFAEANPALEFDRGAAHGRRLDIPAGTAARFEPGDRKTVRLVRLAGSREVYGLSNAVNGSLEGGRDGSGQAGEHR, from the coding sequence ATGATTCCCGGAGAGTACGTCCTGCGACCTGAACCGCTGGTCATCAACGCGGGACGGGAGGCGATCGACGTCGTCGTCCTTAACACCGGTGACCGGCCCGTGCAGGTGGGCTCGCACTACCACTTCGCCGAGGCGAACCCGGCGCTGGAGTTCGATCGCGGCGCTGCCCATGGGCGGCGCCTGGACATCCCCGCCGGCACCGCCGCCCGGTTTGAACCCGGCGACCGGAAGACCGTCCGCCTGGTCCGGCTGGCCGGCAGCCGGGAGGTCTACGGGCTCAGCAACGCGGTCAACGGCAGCCTCGAGGGCGGCCGGGACGGCAGCGGGCAGGCAGGGGAACACCGATGA
- a CDS encoding isochorismatase family cysteine hydrolase, with protein MIALLIIDMQNAYFEAPELAAKQERLVASCNRLLEGFTSNGHKALLVGTEHERDKSTWTLNMLDDDQGFIFRGSEQAEAVPGLATDGLPQLTKTRDSAFMGTNLLSRLRNWNADEVVLAGVSTHNCIAQTGADAFAHNIRVTYAQDAMASEDSEDAADMLRILSSTYRQPVESNEEILARLSGGQNGTAGGRT; from the coding sequence ATGATTGCCCTGCTCATCATCGACATGCAGAACGCGTACTTCGAAGCGCCGGAGCTGGCAGCCAAGCAGGAGCGGCTGGTCGCCTCCTGCAACAGGCTGCTGGAGGGATTCACGTCCAACGGACACAAGGCGCTGCTGGTTGGCACCGAGCACGAGCGGGACAAATCCACGTGGACGCTGAACATGCTCGACGACGACCAGGGCTTCATCTTCCGCGGCAGCGAGCAGGCGGAAGCTGTGCCCGGACTCGCCACCGATGGCCTGCCACAGCTGACCAAGACGCGGGACAGTGCCTTCATGGGCACCAACCTGCTGTCCCGGCTGCGGAACTGGAACGCCGACGAAGTGGTGCTGGCCGGCGTCTCCACGCACAACTGCATCGCCCAGACCGGAGCAGACGCCTTCGCCCACAACATCCGGGTCACCTACGCGCAGGACGCCATGGCGTCGGAGGACAGCGAGGACGCTGCGGACATGCTGCGCATCCTGTCCAGCACGTACCGCCAGCCGGTCGAGTCGAACGAAGAGATCCTCGCCCGGCTCAGCGGAGGGCAGAACGGCACCGCCGGGGGCCGGACCTGA
- a CDS encoding urease subunit gamma: protein MHLLPREQEKLMIVVAADLARRRQARGLKLNYPEAVAIISYELIEGARDGRTVAELMSYGTTLLSREDVMEGVPEMIHDVQIEATFPDGTKLVTVHNPIR, encoded by the coding sequence ATGCATCTGCTGCCTCGTGAGCAGGAAAAGCTCATGATCGTGGTCGCCGCCGACCTCGCCCGCAGGCGCCAGGCGCGCGGACTCAAACTTAACTACCCCGAAGCCGTGGCCATCATCAGCTACGAGCTGATCGAAGGCGCCCGGGATGGCCGCACCGTTGCCGAACTCATGAGCTACGGCACCACGCTGCTCAGCCGCGAGGACGTCATGGAGGGCGTGCCCGAGATGATCCACGACGTCCAGATCGAGGCCACCTTCCCCGACGGCACCAAGCTCGTCACCGTCCACAATCCCATCCGATAG
- a CDS encoding urease accessory protein UreD has product MGELELQVAVRAGKSVATHQYHRGALRVLRPHYLDDSGQVCYVIVNPGGAYLGADLYVIEVEVGDGADLLLTTQSATKIYRTPGSFAEQRMTVRLGEGARLELAPDQVIAYREASYRQKTHITVRPTSSLVMAEVITPGWSPDGASFRYEELRLRNEIHVETGGGTRLLALDNLLIRPPLDNVTGTGFMEGHSHLGSLVVVDARVDQALADELHRLAENFDAYTGVSLSATMDGITALVLRSLSGSTEKLNTLLGGCSGLLRQRWYGQAPLNLRKY; this is encoded by the coding sequence ATGGGGGAGCTTGAGCTGCAAGTCGCCGTGCGTGCCGGGAAATCCGTGGCAACGCACCAGTACCATCGGGGCGCCTTGCGGGTTTTGCGGCCGCACTATCTGGACGACAGTGGGCAGGTTTGCTATGTCATCGTCAATCCTGGCGGGGCTTATTTGGGGGCCGATCTTTACGTCATCGAGGTGGAGGTGGGGGACGGGGCTGACCTGCTGCTCACCACGCAGTCTGCGACCAAGATCTACCGGACCCCGGGATCATTTGCCGAGCAGCGGATGACGGTCCGGCTGGGGGAAGGGGCGCGGCTGGAGCTGGCGCCGGACCAGGTCATCGCCTACCGGGAGGCCAGCTACCGGCAGAAAACCCACATCACTGTACGGCCGACGTCGAGCCTGGTGATGGCGGAGGTGATCACGCCGGGCTGGTCCCCGGACGGGGCTTCTTTCCGGTACGAGGAACTGCGGCTCCGCAACGAGATCCACGTGGAGACCGGTGGCGGCACCCGGCTGCTCGCCCTGGACAACCTGCTGATCCGCCCGCCGCTCGACAACGTCACCGGCACGGGCTTCATGGAGGGCCACAGCCACCTGGGCTCGCTGGTGGTGGTGGACGCCCGCGTTGACCAGGCGCTCGCCGACGAACTGCACCGGCTGGCCGAAAACTTCGACGCCTACACAGGCGTCTCGCTCAGTGCCACAATGGACGGCATCACGGCACTGGTGCTCAGGTCCCTGTCCGGCAGCACCGAAAAACTCAATACGCTATTAGGGGGCTGCAGCGGCCTTCTCCGCCAACGCTGGTATGGCCAGGCGCCCCTGAATCTGAGGAAGTACTGA
- the pstB gene encoding phosphate ABC transporter ATP-binding protein PstB: MSKRIDVKDLNVYYGNFLAVEDVSINIEAKSVTAFIGPSGCGKSTFLRTLNRMHEVLPGARVEGEVLLDGDNLYGPGVDPVTVRSQIGMVFQRPNPFPTMSIRDNVLAGVKLNNQKISKGEADALVERSLRGANLWNEVKDRLEKPGSGLSGGQQQRLCIARAIAVEPQVILMDEPCSALDPISTLAVEDLINELKDQYTVVIVTHNMQQAARVSDKTAFFNIAGTGKPGKLIEFAETSTIFNNPSQKATEDYVSGRFG, encoded by the coding sequence ATGTCCAAGCGCATCGACGTCAAAGACCTGAACGTGTACTACGGCAATTTCCTGGCCGTGGAAGACGTCAGCATCAACATCGAGGCCAAGTCCGTCACGGCGTTCATCGGCCCCTCCGGCTGCGGCAAGTCCACCTTCCTCCGCACGCTGAACCGCATGCACGAGGTGCTCCCGGGTGCCCGGGTCGAAGGGGAAGTGCTGCTCGACGGCGACAACCTGTACGGACCCGGCGTGGACCCGGTGACGGTGCGCTCCCAGATCGGCATGGTGTTCCAGCGGCCCAACCCGTTCCCCACCATGTCCATCCGGGACAACGTCCTCGCCGGCGTGAAACTGAACAACCAAAAGATCTCCAAGGGCGAGGCCGATGCCCTGGTGGAGCGCTCGCTCCGCGGCGCCAACCTCTGGAACGAGGTCAAGGACCGCCTGGAGAAGCCGGGCTCGGGACTGTCCGGCGGCCAGCAGCAGCGCCTCTGCATCGCCCGCGCTATCGCCGTGGAGCCGCAGGTGATCCTCATGGATGAGCCGTGTTCCGCCCTTGACCCGATTTCCACCCTGGCCGTAGAGGACCTCATCAACGAGCTCAAGGACCAGTACACGGTGGTGATCGTCACCCACAACATGCAGCAGGCCGCCCGCGTTTCGGACAAGACAGCGTTCTTCAACATCGCCGGCACCGGCAAGCCCGGCAAACTCATCGAGTTCGCCGAGACCAGCACCATCTTCAACAACCCGAGCCAGAAGGCGACCGAGGACTACGTCTCCGGCCGCTTCGGATAG
- the ureE gene encoding urease accessory protein UreE — translation MIIEKVLGNVHDLPAESYSRLHREKVVLPSAQLVKRIQRATTDHGNEIGIRLPAGSADLRDGDVLHVAETNMIVVSVLPTDVLVIAPRSIHEMGVVAHSLGNRHLQAQFFDASSEYGAEVMVCQYDHTVEDYLKHVGVPYDRQERVMPVPFRHAEHTH, via the coding sequence ATGATCATCGAGAAAGTCCTCGGCAACGTCCACGACCTGCCTGCGGAGTCCTATTCCCGCCTGCACCGGGAGAAAGTGGTCCTGCCCAGCGCCCAGCTGGTCAAACGGATCCAGCGGGCCACCACTGACCACGGCAACGAAATCGGAATCAGGCTTCCTGCCGGATCGGCCGACCTCCGCGACGGCGACGTGCTGCACGTGGCCGAAACCAACATGATCGTGGTGTCCGTGCTGCCCACCGACGTCCTGGTGATCGCACCCCGGAGCATCCACGAGATGGGCGTCGTGGCGCATTCCCTCGGCAACCGGCACCTGCAGGCACAGTTCTTCGACGCTTCCTCCGAGTACGGCGCCGAAGTCATGGTGTGCCAGTACGACCACACCGTCGAGGACTACCTCAAACACGTCGGAGTGCCCTACGACCGGCAGGAGCGAGTCATGCCCGTGCCTTTTCGCCATGCTGAACACACGCACTAG
- the ureC gene encoding urease subunit alpha: MSFELSRRQYADLYGPTTGDAIRLADTDLFLEIEKDLTNYGEEVVFGGGKVIRDGMGQNGQVVRDGVPDTVITNVVVLDYTGIYKADVALRDGHIFRIGKAGNPQITDGVDIVIGASTEIIAGERKILTAGGVDTHIHFISADQVATALCSGVTTMVGGGTGPAEGTKATTVTPGKWHIQRMLQAAEGLPVNIGLLGKGHASAVEPLAEQIRAGAVGLKVHEDWGSTTSSIDTSLQVADEYDVQVAIHTDTLNECGFVEDTIRAIDGRVIHTFHTEGAGGGHAPDIIKIAGLPNVLPASTNPTLPYTRNTIEEHLDMLMVCHHLNPDIPEDVAFADSRIRAETIAAEDVLQDMGIFAITSSDSQAMGRVGEVITRTWQVADKMKKQRGALTDPQGESAAGAHGSEGSDNFRLKRYVAKYTINPAIAQGMADSIGSVEEGKFADLVLWDPAFFGVKPELVLKGGQIAYALMGDANASIPTPQPRTMRPMFGTHGKALQKSSITFLSQAAIDAGVPEELGLEKVIRPVSGIRTLTKADLKYNNATPDIEVDPETYSVTVDGEEATCEPSYVLPMAQRYFLF; the protein is encoded by the coding sequence ATGAGTTTTGAACTGTCCCGCAGGCAGTATGCGGACCTTTACGGCCCGACGACGGGCGACGCCATCCGCTTGGCGGACACCGATCTGTTCCTCGAGATCGAGAAGGACCTCACCAACTACGGCGAGGAGGTGGTGTTCGGTGGCGGCAAGGTCATCCGGGACGGCATGGGCCAGAACGGCCAGGTGGTCCGCGACGGTGTGCCGGATACCGTCATCACGAACGTGGTGGTGCTGGACTACACCGGCATCTACAAGGCGGACGTCGCGCTGAGGGACGGCCACATCTTCCGGATCGGCAAGGCTGGAAACCCGCAGATCACTGACGGCGTGGACATCGTCATCGGGGCCAGTACGGAGATCATCGCGGGGGAACGCAAGATCCTCACCGCCGGCGGAGTGGACACGCACATCCACTTCATTTCCGCGGACCAGGTGGCCACTGCCCTCTGCAGCGGCGTGACCACCATGGTAGGCGGCGGCACCGGACCTGCCGAAGGCACCAAGGCCACCACAGTCACACCCGGCAAATGGCACATCCAGCGCATGCTGCAGGCCGCCGAAGGGCTTCCCGTCAACATCGGCCTGCTCGGCAAGGGGCACGCCTCCGCCGTCGAACCGCTGGCGGAGCAGATCCGCGCCGGCGCGGTGGGCCTCAAGGTCCACGAAGACTGGGGTTCCACCACGTCCTCAATCGACACCTCACTGCAGGTGGCGGACGAGTACGACGTCCAGGTTGCCATCCACACGGACACGCTGAACGAATGCGGCTTTGTGGAGGACACCATCCGGGCCATCGACGGGCGCGTCATCCACACGTTCCACACCGAAGGCGCCGGGGGCGGGCACGCGCCGGACATCATCAAAATCGCCGGCCTGCCGAACGTGCTTCCCGCCTCCACGAACCCCACGCTGCCCTACACCCGGAACACCATCGAAGAGCACCTGGACATGCTCATGGTGTGCCACCATCTGAACCCGGACATCCCCGAGGACGTGGCCTTCGCCGATTCCCGTATCCGCGCCGAAACCATCGCCGCCGAGGACGTGCTCCAGGACATGGGGATCTTCGCCATCACGTCCTCGGACTCCCAGGCCATGGGGCGCGTGGGCGAGGTGATCACCCGCACCTGGCAGGTGGCGGACAAGATGAAGAAGCAGCGCGGCGCGCTGACGGACCCCCAGGGGGAGAGCGCAGCCGGGGCGCACGGTTCAGAAGGCAGCGACAACTTCCGGCTCAAGCGCTACGTGGCGAAATACACCATCAACCCGGCCATCGCCCAGGGCATGGCTGATTCCATCGGCTCCGTGGAGGAGGGCAAGTTCGCCGACCTGGTGCTCTGGGATCCGGCGTTCTTCGGGGTGAAGCCCGAACTGGTGCTCAAGGGCGGCCAGATTGCCTACGCCCTGATGGGCGACGCCAACGCGTCCATCCCGACACCCCAGCCCCGCACCATGCGGCCCATGTTCGGCACCCACGGCAAGGCCCTGCAGAAGTCGTCCATCACCTTCCTCTCCCAGGCAGCCATCGACGCCGGCGTGCCGGAGGAACTTGGACTCGAGAAGGTCATCCGGCCGGTCTCCGGCATCCGGACCCTGACCAAGGCGGACCTGAAGTACAACAACGCCACGCCCGATATCGAGGTGGACCCGGAAACGTATTCGGTGACTGTGGACGGCGAAGAGGCCACCTGCGAACCGTCGTACGTACTGCCCATGGCGCAGCGGTACTTCCTCTTCTAG
- a CDS encoding glutamyl-tRNA reductase yields the protein MVSHHARTPYRGAVLRYGDGGPEPVGGAEGRGSGLEFLARLGSGPVRITSDVLADLDGVAGAVVLSTCNRFEVYCDVAPGADPDTTRKHVLEVISACSAVCPEELGRALVCLTGTAMTEHLFAVGAGLDSAVVGEREIAGQLRRSLAAAQETGAASGSLVRLFQAASRAAREVGSLTALGEAGRSMVSVALDLALAKLGRRDLSGLSVVVIGTGAYAGSTLALLAARACTAVSVFSWSGRADAFASARGATGLTSAELPAAVRGADVVIGCSGRGPRLSADDFLAFRQGAAGPRVVVDLALSRDFEPGLGELPGLGLITLEHVRLASPSEQTDVLRQAGDLVRQAALKFEEDRQARLLDPAIVALRAHMQSVLAGEVAKVKSQHGCTATAEAVEFALRRVVRQLLHVPTSRARELAAAGRQDEYTTALETLFGLDVTAGAEAPAPGATATGAAEAGTGALGCPARESQDRQAPEDTLPAAS from the coding sequence GTGGTTTCCCATCATGCCCGCACACCGTACCGGGGAGCAGTTCTCCGGTACGGGGACGGGGGTCCCGAACCGGTTGGCGGCGCGGAAGGCCGGGGTTCCGGCCTCGAGTTCCTGGCCCGGCTCGGTTCGGGACCGGTCCGCATCACATCGGATGTTCTTGCCGACCTGGACGGCGTGGCGGGAGCGGTGGTGCTGTCCACGTGCAACCGGTTCGAGGTTTATTGCGACGTTGCTCCGGGCGCGGATCCGGACACCACCAGGAAGCACGTTCTGGAGGTCATCAGCGCATGCTCGGCTGTTTGCCCCGAGGAACTCGGCCGGGCACTTGTGTGCCTGACGGGCACCGCGATGACCGAGCATCTCTTCGCGGTGGGTGCCGGCCTCGACTCGGCAGTGGTGGGCGAACGGGAAATCGCCGGGCAGCTCCGGCGCTCACTTGCCGCGGCCCAGGAGACCGGGGCTGCCAGCGGATCCCTGGTCCGGCTCTTCCAGGCAGCTTCCCGCGCCGCCCGCGAAGTCGGATCGCTGACGGCCCTGGGTGAAGCCGGTCGCTCCATGGTGTCCGTCGCGCTGGACTTGGCCCTGGCCAAACTGGGACGCCGGGACCTGTCCGGTCTGTCCGTGGTGGTCATCGGTACCGGCGCGTACGCCGGATCCACCCTTGCGCTTCTGGCGGCAAGGGCATGCACGGCGGTATCCGTGTTTTCCTGGTCCGGACGGGCCGACGCATTTGCGTCAGCCCGCGGTGCCACCGGCCTGACCTCCGCGGAACTGCCCGCCGCCGTCCGCGGAGCGGATGTGGTGATCGGCTGCAGCGGCCGCGGGCCCAGGCTCAGCGCCGACGACTTTCTGGCCTTCCGGCAGGGCGCCGCGGGGCCGCGCGTCGTCGTCGACCTCGCCCTCAGCCGGGACTTCGAACCGGGGCTCGGCGAACTGCCCGGCCTTGGCCTCATCACGCTGGAGCATGTGCGCTTGGCCTCGCCGAGTGAACAGACCGACGTCCTCCGGCAGGCCGGTGACCTGGTCCGGCAGGCCGCCCTGAAGTTTGAGGAGGACCGGCAGGCGCGGCTGCTGGATCCGGCGATCGTGGCGCTGCGTGCACACATGCAGTCGGTACTGGCTGGTGAGGTGGCCAAAGTGAAGAGCCAGCACGGCTGCACGGCCACGGCGGAAGCGGTGGAATTCGCCCTGCGGCGGGTGGTGCGGCAGCTTCTGCATGTGCCCACCTCGAGGGCGCGTGAACTGGCGGCCGCCGGCCGGCAGGACGAGTACACCACTGCGCTTGAAACGCTGTTCGGGCTGGACGTGACGGCGGGTGCGGAAGCACCGGCGCCCGGCGCGACTGCGACGGGGGCAGCAGAAGCCGGAACGGGTGCCCTGGGTTGCCCTGCACGGGAGAGCCAGGACCGTCAGGCCCCGGAGGACACCCTGCCGGCGGCGAGCTAG
- a CDS encoding nuclease PIN has translation MKLRLFPQEPAGLNLLSQLARQIVFASATMAEILGAPATEHNRLVEDMHNHEAKSAELHFALLTHMRTSFVNPLPREDMYALSQGLNEAIEKLDAAAELVALYNLDRLPKRAADQLEIISRQAELTADAMRRLNNLDDLEDYWIEVLRLAKRAERTHRVWVADMLKDMKSAQYARNRDIANQLVDVTKDMRRIATLVGSIIVKES, from the coding sequence ATGAAGCTGCGCCTTTTTCCCCAGGAGCCCGCAGGCCTGAACCTGCTCTCGCAGCTGGCCCGGCAGATCGTTTTTGCCAGCGCCACCATGGCGGAAATCCTGGGCGCCCCGGCCACCGAACACAACCGGCTGGTGGAGGACATGCACAACCACGAGGCAAAGTCGGCCGAGCTGCACTTTGCCCTCCTGACGCACATGCGCACCAGCTTCGTGAATCCCCTCCCCCGCGAGGACATGTATGCCCTGTCGCAGGGCCTGAACGAAGCCATTGAAAAGCTGGACGCCGCCGCCGAGTTGGTGGCGCTATACAACCTGGACCGGCTGCCGAAGCGCGCAGCCGACCAGCTGGAGATCATCAGCCGGCAGGCCGAGCTGACGGCTGACGCCATGCGCCGGCTGAACAACCTGGACGACCTTGAGGACTACTGGATCGAGGTCCTGCGCCTTGCCAAGCGGGCTGAACGCACGCACCGCGTCTGGGTCGCGGACATGCTCAAGGACATGAAGTCGGCCCAGTATGCCCGCAACCGGGACATCGCCAATCAGCTGGTGGACGTCACCAAGGACATGCGCCGGATCGCCACCCTGGTGGGTAGCATCATCGTCAAGGAATCCTGA
- a CDS encoding LacI family DNA-binding transcriptional regulator encodes MAVTMNDVARAAGVSLKTVSNVLNNYEFIRPATRQKVLDAIAELGYEANLTARSLRSGKSRMLGLVVSDLSVPYYAELASKLMTAAAARNYRVLVEQSAATRANELAALQGSLSQLTDGLLFTPLVLDAGAVAAARRGTKPLVMLGEHIDDPRFDLVTMKNVGAAKAMTAHLLAGGRRRIAVIGASPGDRAGSPGLRLAGHREALAEAGVEFDPALIVPAEWRRDGGSTAVARLLDSGRPFDAVFGLNDALALGAMHELLLRGVRVPGDTAVAGFDDIDEARFSSPSLTTVAPGMDEIAERSVQLLIDRIEGTEEAAGGVHIKAEFGLQIRASAP; translated from the coding sequence ATGGCCGTGACAATGAACGATGTTGCCCGCGCGGCCGGCGTCTCCCTGAAAACCGTGTCGAACGTGCTCAACAACTATGAGTTCATCAGGCCGGCCACACGGCAAAAGGTGCTGGATGCCATTGCCGAGCTCGGGTACGAGGCCAACCTGACGGCCAGGAGCCTGCGTTCCGGCAAGTCCCGCATGCTGGGCCTGGTGGTGTCCGACCTCTCTGTGCCGTACTACGCGGAACTCGCCTCCAAGCTCATGACGGCTGCAGCCGCCCGGAACTACCGGGTCCTGGTGGAGCAGTCTGCGGCAACCCGGGCCAACGAGCTTGCCGCCCTGCAGGGATCCCTGAGCCAGTTGACGGACGGGCTCCTGTTCACTCCGCTGGTGCTCGATGCGGGCGCCGTGGCAGCCGCCCGGCGGGGAACCAAACCGCTCGTCATGCTCGGCGAGCACATCGACGACCCGCGGTTCGACCTCGTCACCATGAAGAATGTGGGCGCGGCCAAGGCCATGACGGCCCACCTGCTGGCGGGAGGCCGGCGTCGTATTGCAGTGATCGGTGCCTCCCCGGGAGACCGGGCCGGTTCGCCCGGACTGCGGCTGGCCGGACACCGGGAGGCGTTGGCCGAGGCGGGAGTGGAGTTTGATCCGGCCCTGATCGTTCCTGCGGAATGGCGCCGTGACGGAGGTTCAACCGCCGTCGCACGGCTCCTGGACAGTGGCCGGCCCTTCGACGCCGTCTTTGGACTGAATGACGCGCTGGCTCTGGGCGCGATGCACGAACTGCTGCTCCGCGGGGTCAGGGTGCCCGGGGACACGGCCGTGGCCGGGTTCGACGACATTGATGAGGCGCGCTTCTCCTCCCCCTCGCTGACCACTGTTGCTCCGGGAATGGACGAAATCGCTGAACGGTCCGTGCAGCTGCTGATCGACCGGATCGAGGGCACTGAGGAGGCCGCCGGGGGCGTGCACATAAAAGCGGAATTCGGACTGCAGATACGTGCCTCAGCCCCATAG
- the ureG gene encoding urease accessory protein UreG: protein MTEPIKIGIGGPVGAGKTQLVERLTRHMSAEISMAAITNDIYTIEDAKILAANGILPEDRIIGVETGGCPHTAIREDTSMNTAAIEELKHRHPDLQVIFVESGGDNLSATFSPELVDFSIYIIDVAQGEKIPRKAGQGMIKSDLFIINKTDLAPHVGADLAIMERDSKEFRGTKPFCFTNLKTDEGLEHVIEWIRHEVLMLDLAQ, encoded by the coding sequence ATGACTGAACCCATCAAGATCGGTATCGGCGGGCCCGTCGGCGCCGGGAAGACCCAGCTGGTGGAGCGGCTGACGCGGCACATGAGTGCGGAGATCTCGATGGCCGCCATCACCAACGACATCTACACGATCGAGGATGCGAAGATCCTGGCCGCCAACGGCATCCTGCCCGAGGACCGCATTATCGGCGTCGAAACCGGCGGCTGCCCGCACACCGCCATCCGCGAGGACACGTCCATGAACACTGCGGCCATCGAGGAACTCAAGCATCGGCACCCGGACCTGCAGGTGATCTTCGTGGAGTCCGGCGGCGACAACCTCTCCGCCACCTTCAGCCCCGAGCTGGTGGACTTCTCGATCTACATCATCGACGTCGCGCAGGGCGAGAAGATCCCGCGCAAGGCCGGCCAGGGCATGATCAAGTCCGACCTCTTCATCATCAACAAGACAGACCTCGCCCCGCACGTCGGAGCCGACCTCGCCATCATGGAACGCGACTCCAAGGAATTCCGCGGCACCAAGCCGTTCTGCTTCACCAACCTCAAGACGGACGAAGGCCTCGAGCACGTCATCGAATGGATCCGCCATGAAGTCCTGATGCTCGACCTGGCCCAATGA